One genomic segment of Nodularia sp. LEGE 06071 includes these proteins:
- a CDS encoding 3'(2'),5'-bisphosphate nucleotidase CysQ family protein, which translates to MKDLQEILAIAREVSWGASDILKSYYHGTAKDSNLDVQYKQNEPVTVADVAVSQYILQKLQAALGHEDFAYISEETYKSQLSQESPEWVWIIDPLDGTRDFIDKTGDYAIHIALVKQTRPVLAVVAVPETEKLYFATKGGGTFVETRHGFFPIQVSSGKPVEDLTVVASRSHRNESLEYLLQNLPCQNHKSVGSVGCKIAAILEQQADIYISLSGKSAPKDWDIAAPELILTEAGGKFTHFDGSLLAYNTDDINQWGGLLASNGEHHQVLCDTAEKLLAEFSG; encoded by the coding sequence ATGAAAGATTTGCAAGAAATATTAGCGATCGCCCGTGAAGTCAGTTGGGGAGCATCAGATATACTTAAGTCTTATTACCACGGTACAGCCAAAGACTCTAATCTAGATGTGCAGTACAAACAGAATGAGCCTGTAACCGTTGCCGATGTAGCAGTGAGTCAATATATTCTGCAAAAGCTACAAGCAGCTTTAGGTCATGAAGATTTTGCCTATATCAGCGAAGAAACCTATAAATCACAACTTAGTCAAGAATCCCCTGAATGGGTGTGGATTATTGATCCTTTGGATGGTACGCGAGACTTTATTGACAAAACTGGCGACTATGCCATTCACATCGCTTTAGTCAAACAAACCCGTCCAGTTTTAGCAGTAGTTGCCGTACCGGAAACTGAAAAGTTATACTTTGCTACCAAAGGTGGGGGTACATTTGTCGAAACCCGTCATGGATTTTTCCCCATTCAAGTGTCATCAGGTAAGCCAGTCGAAGATTTAACTGTAGTTGCCAGTCGCTCTCACCGGAATGAATCTTTAGAATACTTATTACAAAACTTGCCTTGTCAAAATCACAAATCTGTTGGTAGTGTAGGGTGCAAAATTGCCGCTATCCTAGAACAACAAGCGGATATCTATATTTCTCTTTCCGGGAAATCTGCCCCTAAAGATTGGGATATCGCAGCCCCAGAACTAATTTTAACAGAAGCTGGTGGTAAATTTACTCACTTCGATGGCAGTTTGTTAGCATACAACACAGATGATATTAATCAATGGGGCGGTTTGCTGGCCAGTAATGGTGAGCATCACCAAGTCCTATGTGACACGGCAGAAAAGTTATTAGCAGAGTTCTCTGGTTAA
- a CDS encoding ATP-binding sensor histidine kinase, whose amino-acid sequence MSVLSDTIFTIPGYRMTEQIYSGSQTLVYRGIREQDQKSVILKLMRNENPTFAEIAQFRNQYTITKNLDIPGIAKPLSLENYGHRDVLVIEDFGGISLKDWAVGKNHQPGNGITLTEFFQIAIEIVSTLEGLHRDRIIHKYIKPANILIHPSTLEVRLIDFSIATLLPREIQFFSNHKVLEGKLAYISPEQTGRMNRGLDYRSDFYSLGVTFFELLTGQLPFTTTDPMELVYCHIAKQPPTASQINPNIPPILSLIISKLIAKNAEDRYQSSYGLKHDLEQCRQHWEETGQITTFELAQKDISDRFLIPEKLYGRQTEVAQLLAAFERVSSGTTEMMLVAGFSGIGKTAVVNEIHKQIVQQRSYFIKGKYDQFQRDIPLLGFIQALRDLIGQILLETDAQIQEWKTKILSGLGTQGQVIINVIPELELIIGKQPEVAELSGAAAENRFNLLFSRFIQVFMTKEHPLVIFLDDLQWADVTSLNLIKLLISHRNTIIGNVALTNSLENEKSLLMIGAYRDNEVSKAHPLDLVAKEMKDSGASINTIILTPLRKRDLNHLIADTLRCPKNEAIALTQMVLAKTKGNPFFSHEFLKALHQDGLIEFDFELLRWQYNLAKIHSLTLTDDVVQFMSIQLMKLPKPTQQVLKLAACIGNKFNLKILSIVHEKLAVDTASDLWTALLQGLVIPDSEIHHLFTKNNNNHSSTLVERQSIHSHNQLVQYKFIHDRVQQAAYALIPESEKQSIHLKIGQLLLKNIPIGEREDLIFELVNQFNIAIPIIHLPGDREQLAEMNLVAGRKALASMAYPSALKYLNTGLELLTDNSWETQYELTLALSETAAEVAHLGGNFEEMEQLAEIVLQRTKTLLEKVKVYEIKIQAYASQNRLLEAIAIARQVLQHFGLTFPDSPSESDIQKALKETTLLLADKSIEDLIDLPLMTSANQLAIIRIVSSMSAAAYIADPSLFPLIILSQIKLSMQYGNAPLSAYCYACYGILLNGFQDNASAAVQFGNLALKLIYKLNCSNIKARTLYVLAGFIFHIKSHIQETLPILLEVYKTALETGNLEFVGYCIKDLFQHPYFIGKELTTIKEELINYTHVLKNLKQATTLRYCQIYLQTILILLDHPDNAYDLIGEEYNEKASLFLLIKANDLCGLHYYYLYKLTLCYLFGNFLEAQQNGIQAKQYLAGTTGFITVPIFYFYDSLAALAIYPTVEKEPDILLQQVADNQVKLQQFAHHAPMNYLHKFYLVEAERYRVTGEYLQAIELYDQAISLAHEHEYINEEALANELAAKFYLEWGKTKIAQIYLIDAYYGYIRWGATAKVNDLVKRYPQFLDPLLQLNKSSFHRSENTTDSIDESILSSSNHQTTINSKTSISDSLDLAAVIKASQALSEEIELDKLLATMMQVVMENAGASKSALILSEDEELQLIVTAVASSSNTETMVTNFPSMNLELSADVPVPLIKYVKRTLEVFVTDDAQTVTSLAGDRYILTQQPQSLLCIPIIHQGKLLGIIYLENNLTTGAFTGDRVEVLKLLTTQAAISLENAMLYTSLAKANQQLEEKVEERTQQINEKNQSLQQALSKLKSTQTQLIQSEKMSSLGQMMAGIAHEINNPINFIHGNIAHVNLYMQDLLNLLTVYQQEYSHPSNLVKEKAAAIDLDFIAEDLPKILNSMKAGSSRIQNIILGLRNFSRLDESEMKSVDIHEGIENTLMILAHRLHRRNDYPEIQVIKNYAKLPKVTCFASQINQVFMNILNNAIDALEDSLINKKTRDNPIIRISTKLIDANMLRIIIADNAYGMTATVQPKIFDPFFTTKPVGSGTGLGLSISYQVIVDKHKGRLTCDSTLTEGSEFVIEIPISIQPA is encoded by the coding sequence ATGTCAGTATTATCTGATACTATATTTACTATTCCTGGATATCGCATGACTGAGCAAATCTATTCAGGTAGCCAAACCCTAGTTTATCGAGGTATCAGAGAACAAGACCAAAAAAGTGTCATCCTTAAACTGATGCGAAACGAAAACCCTACATTCGCCGAAATTGCCCAGTTCCGGAATCAGTATACCATCACCAAAAACCTGGATATTCCTGGCATAGCCAAACCCCTAAGCTTAGAAAATTATGGACACAGAGATGTTCTAGTGATAGAAGATTTTGGCGGTATATCGCTCAAAGATTGGGCAGTTGGCAAAAATCACCAACCAGGAAATGGCATCACGCTCACAGAGTTTTTTCAGATTGCTATAGAAATAGTATCGACTCTAGAGGGACTACATCGCGATCGCATCATCCATAAATATATCAAACCCGCCAATATATTAATTCACCCCAGCACTCTTGAAGTCAGACTGATAGATTTCAGTATTGCTACCCTACTACCCAGAGAAATTCAATTTTTCAGCAATCACAAGGTCTTAGAAGGCAAATTAGCTTATATTTCCCCGGAACAAACAGGACGGATGAACCGAGGTCTTGATTACCGCAGTGACTTTTATTCCTTGGGTGTCACATTTTTTGAACTCCTCACCGGTCAGTTACCCTTCACCACCACAGACCCGATGGAGTTAGTCTACTGTCACATTGCCAAACAACCACCCACAGCTAGCCAAATTAACCCCAATATTCCGCCCATACTTTCTTTAATCATCAGCAAACTGATAGCAAAGAATGCCGAAGACCGTTATCAGAGTTCCTACGGACTCAAACATGACTTAGAACAATGCCGCCAGCACTGGGAAGAGACAGGCCAGATCACAACCTTTGAATTAGCACAAAAGGATATATCTGACCGTTTCCTGATTCCGGAAAAACTCTATGGCCGCCAAACAGAAGTAGCACAACTATTGGCAGCTTTTGAACGTGTCAGTAGTGGCACAACAGAAATGATGTTAGTGGCAGGATTCTCTGGTATTGGCAAAACAGCAGTAGTCAACGAGATTCACAAACAGATTGTACAACAACGTAGTTACTTCATTAAAGGGAAATATGACCAATTTCAACGCGATATTCCCTTATTAGGATTCATCCAAGCCCTTCGGGACTTAATCGGTCAAATACTGTTGGAAACAGATGCCCAAATTCAAGAATGGAAAACTAAAATTTTGTCAGGATTGGGTACACAAGGTCAAGTCATTATTAATGTAATTCCTGAACTGGAACTAATTATTGGTAAGCAACCGGAAGTAGCAGAATTATCTGGCGCTGCTGCCGAAAATCGATTTAATTTATTATTTTCAAGATTTATCCAAGTCTTCATGACTAAAGAACATCCTTTGGTGATATTTCTAGATGACTTGCAATGGGCAGATGTAACATCATTAAACTTAATTAAATTATTAATTAGTCATAGGAATACAATTATAGGAAATGTGGCATTGACTAATTCCCTGGAAAACGAAAAAAGTCTCTTAATGATTGGTGCTTATCGGGATAACGAAGTGTCAAAGGCACATCCATTAGATTTAGTTGCCAAGGAGATGAAAGACAGCGGAGCCAGTATTAATACTATAATATTAACACCTTTAAGAAAGCGTGATTTAAATCATTTAATTGCTGATACTTTGCGGTGTCCAAAAAATGAAGCGATCGCTCTGACACAAATGGTATTAGCTAAAACTAAGGGGAATCCTTTCTTTAGCCATGAATTTCTCAAAGCATTACATCAAGATGGATTAATTGAATTTGATTTTGAACTGCTTCGTTGGCAGTATAATCTAGCAAAGATTCACAGTTTAACACTGACGGATGATGTGGTTCAATTCATGTCAATTCAACTGATGAAGTTGCCAAAGCCAACTCAGCAAGTCCTCAAACTAGCAGCCTGTATAGGCAACAAATTTAATTTGAAAATTCTGTCTATTGTACATGAGAAATTAGCAGTAGATACAGCCTCAGACTTATGGACAGCATTACTTCAAGGACTAGTTATACCGGACTCTGAAATCCACCATTTATTCACTAAAAATAATAATAATCACAGCAGCACTCTAGTAGAGAGACAATCTATCCATAGTCACAATCAATTAGTTCAATATAAATTTATCCATGACCGCGTACAACAAGCTGCTTATGCTTTAATTCCCGAATCAGAAAAACAGTCAATTCACTTAAAAATTGGGCAACTGCTGTTAAAAAATATCCCAATTGGGGAAAGAGAAGATTTAATTTTTGAGCTGGTAAATCAATTTAATATTGCCATACCCATAATTCATCTTCCAGGCGATCGCGAGCAGCTGGCAGAGATGAATTTAGTTGCTGGACGTAAAGCTTTGGCATCAATGGCTTATCCTTCGGCGCTGAAGTATTTAAATACTGGACTTGAACTACTTACAGATAATAGTTGGGAGACACAATATGAACTAACCTTGGCTTTGTCTGAGACAGCAGCAGAAGTAGCACACTTAGGGGGCAATTTTGAGGAGATGGAGCAATTAGCAGAGATAGTATTGCAACGAACGAAAACCCTGCTAGAGAAAGTGAAAGTTTATGAAATCAAAATTCAGGCCTATGCATCACAAAATAGATTGTTGGAAGCAATCGCGATCGCCAGGCAAGTATTGCAACATTTTGGTCTAACTTTTCCCGATTCACCGAGCGAAAGTGATATTCAAAAAGCTCTTAAAGAAACTACATTACTGCTTGCAGATAAAAGTATTGAAGATTTGATCGACTTGCCGTTAATGACCTCTGCAAACCAACTGGCAATTATTCGCATTGTCTCCAGTATGAGTGCTGCGGCTTATATTGCAGATCCTTCATTATTTCCACTAATTATTTTGTCTCAGATTAAATTATCAATGCAGTACGGAAATGCTCCTTTGTCTGCTTATTGCTATGCCTGTTATGGCATTCTTTTAAACGGATTTCAGGATAATGCTTCCGCAGCAGTTCAATTTGGTAATTTAGCTCTTAAATTAATTTATAAATTGAATTGCTCAAATATTAAAGCTAGGACATTGTATGTTTTAGCCGGATTTATTTTTCATATAAAATCTCACATTCAGGAAACTTTACCAATTTTATTAGAGGTATATAAAACTGCATTAGAAACAGGGAATTTAGAATTTGTTGGCTACTGTATAAAGGATCTTTTTCAGCACCCATATTTTATCGGAAAGGAATTAACAACCATAAAAGAAGAACTGATAAATTATACTCATGTACTAAAAAATCTGAAGCAAGCAACCACATTGCGCTATTGTCAAATATATTTGCAAACAATTCTTATTTTATTAGATCATCCTGATAATGCCTATGATCTCATAGGCGAAGAATATAATGAGAAGGCATCACTATTTCTGCTGATTAAAGCGAATGATCTTTGTGGACTGCACTATTACTATTTATATAAACTCACCCTCTGTTATTTATTCGGTAACTTTCTTGAAGCTCAACAAAATGGTATTCAAGCAAAACAATATTTAGCAGGAACTACCGGGTTTATAACCGTACCTATATTTTATTTTTATGATTCTCTAGCAGCTTTGGCTATATATCCAACCGTTGAAAAGGAGCCAGATATTTTACTTCAACAGGTGGCAGATAACCAAGTAAAGTTACAGCAATTCGCACATCATGCTCCCATGAATTATCTGCATAAGTTTTATTTAGTAGAAGCAGAAAGATATCGAGTGACAGGTGAATATCTCCAAGCAATAGAATTATACGATCAAGCGATTTCTCTCGCTCACGAGCATGAGTATATTAATGAAGAAGCTCTGGCTAACGAACTTGCAGCTAAATTTTATCTCGAATGGGGAAAAACGAAAATTGCTCAAATTTATTTAATTGATGCTTACTATGGCTACATTCGCTGGGGAGCAACAGCTAAAGTTAATGATTTGGTCAAACGCTATCCCCAATTCCTAGATCCTCTACTCCAGCTAAACAAATCTAGCTTCCATAGGAGTGAAAATACGACTGATTCTATTGATGAGTCTATATTAAGTTCTAGCAATCATCAAACAACTATTAACTCTAAAACAAGTATTTCAGATTCTTTAGATTTGGCTGCTGTCATCAAAGCTTCTCAAGCACTTTCTGAGGAAATTGAGCTGGATAAACTCCTTGCTACGATGATGCAAGTTGTGATGGAAAACGCGGGAGCCTCTAAATCTGCTTTGATTCTCAGCGAAGATGAAGAATTACAGTTAATTGTCACTGCTGTTGCTTCTAGTTCAAATACTGAGACTATGGTGACAAATTTTCCATCAATGAACCTAGAGTTGAGCGCAGATGTTCCCGTTCCTTTGATTAAATACGTCAAACGCACTCTGGAAGTATTTGTCACCGATGATGCTCAAACTGTCACATCCTTAGCAGGCGATCGCTACATTCTCACTCAGCAACCTCAGAGTCTGCTATGTATTCCCATTATTCATCAAGGTAAATTATTGGGGATTATTTATCTGGAAAATAATCTGACCACAGGAGCATTTACAGGCGATCGCGTCGAAGTCCTGAAACTGCTCACCACCCAAGCCGCCATCTCCCTAGAGAATGCCATGCTTTATACAAGTTTGGCAAAAGCGAATCAGCAATTAGAAGAAAAAGTAGAGGAAAGAACGCAGCAAATCAACGAAAAAAATCAAAGTTTGCAACAAGCACTCTCAAAATTAAAAAGTACCCAAACCCAATTGATTCAAAGTGAAAAAATGTCTTCATTGGGGCAAATGATGGCGGGAATTGCCCATGAAATCAATAATCCCATCAACTTTATTCATGGCAATATTGCCCATGTCAATCTGTATATGCAAGATTTACTCAATTTGCTCACTGTCTATCAACAAGAATATTCTCACCCTTCAAATCTAGTTAAAGAGAAAGCCGCAGCGATTGACTTGGATTTTATTGCCGAAGACTTGCCGAAAATTCTTAACTCCATGAAGGCGGGAAGTTCACGGATACAGAATATTATTCTGGGCTTACGCAACTTTTCCCGCCTCGATGAATCTGAAATGAAATCTGTAGATATTCACGAAGGGATTGAAAACACCTTAATGATTTTAGCTCATAGACTCCACCGCCGGAATGATTACCCAGAAATTCAAGTGATCAAAAATTACGCAAAACTTCCGAAAGTTACTTGTTTTGCTAGTCAAATAAATCAGGTATTTATGAATATATTAAACAATGCCATTGATGCTTTAGAAGATTCATTAATTAACAAAAAAACAAGAGACAATCCCATAATTAGGATTTCTACGAAACTTATAGATGCAAATATGCTGAGGATTATCATTGCTGATAACGCTTATGGTATGACAGCAACGGTACAGCCAAAAATATTTGACCCATTTTTCACTACTAAGCCCGTAGGTAGTGGGACGGGATTGGGATTGTCTATTAGTTATCAGGTGATCGTGGATAAACACAAAGGTCGGTTAACCTGTGATTCCACATTAACAGAGGGAAGTGAGTTCGTAATTGAAATTCCAATTTCCATACAACCAGCTTAA
- a CDS encoding ArnT family glycosyltransferase gives MFYKFRLFPYLSLLLWILPLLLFSSGDNSLMAHDEGLYARRSRVMFESGDWIAPWGTVHHKTPGPYWLIAISYQLFGISEASVRLPSMIIGILSVFLVYEIGKILLNQKLAWLAGLILSVQFLWLQYCRLGTPDVPMIFLVLLAILAFLKAELHPKYRYLWSFIAGLSFGLGFLVRSLMIFLPIVALLPYLIGEHRRHRHLTNPSLYLGFVVGLIPTSVWLWRNWMRYGNDSYEELLRFVVQLGSNERDGNGIIFYLWNVPLKAFPWFFLSLLGLILLIRRPLPRYQLILVGFPVVLFAELSFFSTRLSHYSLCLYPFIAMLAAVGLSWLGKWGDGEIKKVAGNLSYFFGGLGILLVLAGIVILIGVDGVEIRQYATLGLIMGFGWLILPMVWIGRYHFEHKFLTARYWWAGWLIPCWLALAVAGNLGLLSDYNPDVRVFLQQPAIASILQNHPIYFLQTEGKTAVLLNFYTPVHGEKVDSITELPASSYAWISTNQAAELTTPHQVIGTVQKHQLIQVF, from the coding sequence ATGTTTTATAAATTTCGTTTATTCCCTTATCTCAGTTTACTCCTGTGGATACTCCCCTTATTGCTATTCAGTTCTGGGGATAATAGCCTGATGGCACATGATGAAGGGCTTTACGCTAGGCGATCGCGTGTGATGTTTGAATCCGGCGATTGGATAGCTCCTTGGGGTACTGTTCATCATAAAACTCCTGGCCCTTATTGGCTAATTGCCATTTCCTATCAGCTATTTGGGATCAGTGAAGCGAGTGTGCGACTACCGAGTATGATTATTGGGATTTTGAGCGTATTCTTAGTATATGAAATCGGCAAAATTCTGCTCAATCAAAAATTAGCTTGGCTAGCAGGGTTAATTTTAAGTGTGCAATTTCTCTGGTTGCAATATTGCCGCTTAGGGACACCAGATGTTCCGATGATATTTTTAGTATTGTTAGCTATTTTAGCTTTTCTCAAAGCTGAACTACATCCTAAATATCGCTATTTGTGGAGTTTTATTGCTGGCTTAAGTTTTGGTTTAGGCTTTTTAGTTAGAAGCTTGATGATTTTTCTGCCAATTGTGGCTTTGTTACCTTATTTAATTGGGGAACATCGCCGTCATCGTCATCTGACAAACCCTAGTTTATATTTAGGTTTTGTCGTCGGTTTAATTCCTACCTCGGTTTGGTTATGGCGGAATTGGATGCGCTATGGGAATGATAGTTATGAAGAATTATTGAGGTTTGTGGTTCAGTTGGGATCGAATGAGCGTGATGGAAATGGCATCATATTCTATTTGTGGAATGTCCCGCTCAAAGCTTTCCCCTGGTTCTTTTTGAGTCTTTTAGGCTTAATTTTGCTGATTCGTCGTCCGCTTCCGCGCTACCAATTAATATTAGTTGGTTTCCCGGTGGTGCTGTTTGCTGAACTGAGTTTTTTCTCAACTCGTCTGTCTCACTATAGCCTTTGTCTTTACCCGTTTATCGCCATGCTGGCGGCTGTGGGTTTAAGTTGGTTGGGGAAATGGGGAGATGGGGAAATCAAGAAAGTTGCTGGTAATCTCAGTTATTTCTTTGGTGGATTGGGTATTTTATTGGTGCTAGCCGGGATAGTTATTTTGATTGGGGTGGATGGTGTTGAGATTCGCCAGTATGCCACCCTGGGCTTAATTATGGGGTTTGGTTGGTTAATTTTGCCTATGGTGTGGATTGGTCGTTACCACTTTGAACACAAGTTTCTCACAGCTCGTTACTGGTGGGCGGGTTGGTTAATTCCTTGTTGGCTAGCTTTGGCTGTGGCTGGTAATTTAGGCTTATTAAGTGACTATAACCCTGATGTGAGGGTTTTTCTGCAACAACCTGCGATCGCCTCTATTTTGCAAAATCACCCCATCTATTTTCTCCAGACAGAAGGAAAAACTGCGGTATTACTGAATTTCTATACTCCAGTTCATGGTGAAAAAGTAGACTCAATTACCGAATTACCAGCTTCTAGCTATGCTTGGATTTCTACAAACCAAGCGGCGGAATTAACCACACCGCACCAAGTTATTGGTACTGTACAAAAACACCAATTAATTCAAGTTTTTTAA
- a CDS encoding class I SAM-dependent methyltransferase, producing the protein MMLKPDQRQKLDDTDDKLFYDYPRFVTHVDQGFIQQLTDLYSDRLQPHTRILDMMSSWVSHLPAEMEFTHIEGHGLNAEELARNPRFHHYFVQNLNEHPQLPLPDQSFDAVLNCVSVQYIQYPEAIFAEIHRILKPGGVAIISFSNRMFFQKAIQAWRDASESNRVELVKQYFASVPGFTVPEVIVNKSTAPNFLQWLGAGGGDPFYAVIAHRIPQS; encoded by the coding sequence ATGATGCTCAAACCCGACCAACGCCAGAAATTAGACGATACAGACGACAAGCTATTTTACGACTATCCCCGCTTCGTCACCCATGTGGATCAAGGATTTATTCAACAGCTAACGGATTTATATAGCGATCGCCTCCAACCCCACACACGTATCCTAGATATGATGAGCAGTTGGGTGTCTCATCTCCCAGCAGAAATGGAATTTACCCATATTGAGGGACACGGACTCAACGCCGAGGAATTAGCCCGAAATCCCCGTTTCCATCATTACTTTGTCCAAAATCTCAATGAACATCCTCAACTACCCTTACCAGACCAAAGTTTTGATGCCGTACTGAATTGCGTTTCCGTACAGTACATACAATATCCAGAGGCTATATTTGCTGAAATTCATCGTATCCTCAAACCTGGTGGTGTAGCAATTATTAGCTTTTCTAACCGAATGTTTTTCCAAAAAGCGATTCAAGCTTGGCGAGACGCTTCCGAATCAAATAGGGTGGAATTAGTCAAGCAGTACTTCGCCTCAGTACCTGGATTTACAGTTCCAGAGGTAATTGTGAATAAATCCACAGCGCCGAATTTTTTACAGTGGTTAGGTGCTGGCGGAGGAGATCCATTCTATGCTGTGATAGCACACCGTATTCCTCAAAGTTGA